A part of Tessaracoccus timonensis genomic DNA contains:
- a CDS encoding DedA family protein, whose amino-acid sequence MQRVSHDDAPTAAPDDQPSEETQEEPWWADEGMPWKREPQKADYWCLGWFGFVGIFSLVLIPVRAWMLPNAPEWFAMLTGSRTAVAITGAFAGEGRLEHWVVVFIVASILSLKFDWIYWWAGKLWGRGMIEVWAGQSKRAAKSYARAERWAEKLGALGFIVAYIPIPLPLMQVVFVISGATNMTVKRFLIYDYIASTMWLALYFWLGWRFGEPIVGVLDWYAKISLYVALGLIVVIVVSSVLTSKKKAAAKATDKR is encoded by the coding sequence ATGCAGCGCGTGAGCCACGACGACGCCCCGACCGCCGCCCCCGACGACCAGCCGTCCGAGGAGACCCAGGAAGAACCCTGGTGGGCCGACGAGGGCATGCCGTGGAAACGCGAACCCCAAAAGGCCGACTACTGGTGCCTGGGCTGGTTTGGGTTCGTCGGCATCTTCTCACTCGTGCTGATCCCCGTGCGTGCATGGATGCTGCCGAACGCGCCCGAATGGTTCGCGATGCTCACCGGAAGCCGCACCGCCGTCGCCATCACGGGCGCGTTCGCCGGCGAGGGCAGGCTCGAGCACTGGGTGGTGGTGTTCATCGTCGCATCTATATTGAGCCTGAAGTTCGACTGGATCTATTGGTGGGCCGGCAAGCTGTGGGGACGCGGCATGATCGAGGTGTGGGCGGGGCAGTCCAAGCGCGCCGCGAAGAGCTACGCCCGCGCCGAGCGCTGGGCCGAGAAACTGGGAGCGTTGGGGTTCATCGTCGCGTATATCCCCATCCCACTACCGCTGATGCAGGTGGTGTTCGTGATCTCCGGCGCGACGAATATGACCGTCAAGCGGTTCCTCATCTACGACTACATCGCCAGCACCATGTGGTTGGCGCTCTACTTCTGGTTGGGCTGGCGATTCGGTGAGCCGATCGTCGGGGTGCTCGATTGGTACGCCAAAATCTCGCTGTACGTGGCGCTGGGCCTGATCGTGGTGATCGTGGTGTCGTCCGTGCTCACAAGCAAGAAGAAGGCGGCCGCGAAGGCCACTGACAAGCGCTGA
- a CDS encoding bifunctional 2-polyprenyl-6-hydroxyphenol methylase/3-demethylubiquinol 3-O-methyltransferase UbiG → MPEPSRWAQIIAQDPAHSQRYIERFRAMEAQGNDLYGEARTVDAMCERGARILDAGCGPGRLDGFLHGLGHTVVGIDVDPALIAAAEQDHPGPTYVVGDLAEMDLPAEGIEEPFDVIVCAGNVMGFLAESTRVDVLRRFRKHLADDGRAIIGFGAGRGYEFGEFMSDAATAGLDAYAAFSSWDLRPFTEDSSFLVAVFSPARG, encoded by the coding sequence ATGCCAGAACCCAGCAGGTGGGCGCAGATCATTGCCCAAGACCCGGCCCATTCGCAGCGCTACATCGAGCGTTTTCGCGCCATGGAGGCCCAGGGCAACGATCTCTATGGCGAGGCGCGCACCGTTGACGCCATGTGTGAGCGCGGGGCGCGCATCCTCGACGCGGGCTGCGGCCCGGGCCGTCTCGACGGGTTTCTCCACGGGCTCGGCCACACCGTCGTCGGCATCGACGTCGACCCCGCACTCATCGCCGCCGCTGAGCAAGACCATCCCGGGCCGACGTACGTCGTCGGCGATCTCGCCGAGATGGATCTACCGGCCGAGGGCATCGAGGAACCCTTCGACGTCATCGTCTGCGCCGGCAACGTGATGGGCTTCCTCGCCGAGTCCACCCGCGTCGACGTGCTTCGTCGTTTCCGGAAACACCTCGCCGACGACGGTCGCGCGATCATCGGCTTCGGTGCGGGGCGCGGCTACGAGTTCGGCGAGTTCATGTCCGACGCGGCCACCGCCGGGCTGGATGCGTACGCCGCATTTTCGTCGTGGGACTTGCGCCCCTTCACCGAGGACTCGTCGTTCCTCGTGGCGGTGTTTTCGCCGGCGCGCGGCTGA